AGCAAGGTCATGGTTACGAAGTGGCCAGGCGGTCTATGGTCACTATATAAGACACCGTGTTGATGCTCAGCCATCAGTACCTAAACACGTACAGCTAACATGAAGTTTGTAAGTATAGCCAGTTATATGATCCACTTCTATTAGTTTTATTTTCTGATACAGAATTTCTTGTATCATCTTTTGCATTAACTCTGATAATGAATAGATTCTCGATCAGGAAATTTGACGCGATCAATGATTCGATGTTTGGTTTGCAGGTGATCCTCGCTGCCATTGCTGCTGTGGCCGTTGCTGCCCCGCAGTACGGCTATTACTCCCTCTCTCAAGACTCAAGCGAGGAATCTGATGAGGCGCTCGTCTACTACAGCGGTCATCCTGTAGACTCTAGCGAGGAGTTCGAAGTAGCGCCCGTCCAGTATAGTGCTCCTCCTCCAGACTCCAGCGAGGAAGTCGAAGTGGCACAAGTCCACTACAGTGCTCTGCCCGCAGACTCCAGTGAAGAGGTTGAGGTGGTGCCGATCTTGAAGGACGAACGCATCCACCTGGAGGACGGGAGGTACAACTACGATGTAGAGACTGGCAACGGCATCAGTTTATCCCAGTCTGGCTCCCCTGACGGTAATGATGGCGCTGTCACGAAGGCTGGACAGTACTCGTAAGTGTTTTA
This genomic window from Panulirus ornatus isolate Po-2019 chromosome 69, ASM3632096v1, whole genome shotgun sequence contains:
- the LOC139747532 gene encoding uncharacterized protein, whose translation is MKFVILAAIAAVAVAAPQYGYYSLSQDSSEESDEALVYYSGHPVDSSEEFEVAPVQYSAPPPDSSEEVEVAQVHYSALPADSSEEVEVVPILKDERIHLEDGRYNYDVETGNGISLSQSGSPDGNDGAVTKAGQYSYIAPDGTPVVVKFVANENGYQPQSDLLPVAPAFPHPIPQFVLDQIAFAAAEDAARARAGLDSSSEELQVTAYTAPAAPVAPVALAAPTRYYAIAELDSSEEV